One Halobaculum roseum DNA segment encodes these proteins:
- a CDS encoding Lrp/AsnC family transcriptional regulator — protein MDEATRSLIDALVADARESTADLARQTGLDEAAVEEKIAELEASGALRGYTAVVDWEATDEERVSAVIEVNVELDRETDYDDVARRIAESPAVDSLRLMSGDYDFAVNVSGSSMGDVSRFVSEEVAPLPAVTKTVTHYVMETFKERGIRFTDHDDDDRLSVTP, from the coding sequence ATGGACGAGGCTACCCGATCCCTGATAGACGCGCTCGTCGCCGACGCCCGCGAGTCCACCGCCGACCTGGCCCGCCAGACCGGCCTGGACGAGGCGGCCGTCGAGGAGAAGATCGCCGAGCTGGAGGCGTCGGGGGCCCTGCGCGGTTACACCGCCGTCGTCGACTGGGAGGCCACCGACGAGGAGCGAGTCAGCGCCGTCATCGAGGTGAACGTCGAGCTCGACCGCGAGACCGACTACGACGACGTGGCCCGCCGCATCGCGGAGTCGCCGGCGGTCGACTCGCTGCGGCTGATGTCGGGCGATTACGACTTCGCGGTCAACGTCTCCGGCTCGTCGATGGGCGACGTGTCGCGGTTCGTCTCCGAGGAGGTGGCGCCGCTGCCGGCGGTGACGAAGACGGTCACCCACTACGTGATGGAGACGTTCAAGGAGCGGGGGATCCGCTTCACCGACCACGACGACGACGACCGGCTCTCCGTGACGCCATGA
- a CDS encoding pyridoxal phosphate-dependent aminotransferase, which produces MNGNDDRAETDGGTAEGSARTEGGPSRFAPADRVESVPPSGIREFFEVAENRDDVISLGVGEPDFTAPWAARSAAIDSLERGRTSYTANRGMLDLREAIAGRVTRYGQSYDPDTEILVTTGASEAVDLAFRAFVNPGDTVALPTPTYVSYEPGVRFAGGEPLPVHTHHEDDWALTPEALLEAGADEADVLVLCYPNNPTGATMDADEMDAVADFCREHDLLVIADEIYAALTYEGDHQSIATRPGMRERTVVINGFSKAYAMTGLRLGYAMGPETAIDAMTKVHQYAMLSAPTTAQHAALAAIERCDDEVERMRREYDRRRRYVVSRLRELGIDVAEPGGAFYAFPRVADVAPEGDARAFATELLEAEGVAAVPGTAFGAGGEGHIRISYATGLDDLKEAMARLERFLS; this is translated from the coding sequence ATGAACGGGAACGACGACCGAGCCGAGACCGACGGCGGCACCGCGGAGGGCTCCGCGCGGACGGAGGGCGGACCCTCTCGCTTCGCGCCAGCCGACCGCGTCGAGTCGGTGCCGCCGTCGGGGATCCGCGAGTTCTTCGAGGTCGCGGAGAACCGCGACGACGTGATCTCGCTGGGCGTCGGCGAGCCCGACTTCACCGCGCCGTGGGCCGCGCGCTCGGCGGCGATCGACTCGCTGGAGCGCGGCCGCACCAGCTACACCGCCAACCGGGGGATGCTCGACCTCCGGGAGGCGATCGCCGGGCGCGTCACCCGCTACGGCCAGTCGTACGACCCCGACACGGAGATCCTCGTCACGACGGGCGCCTCCGAGGCTGTCGACCTGGCGTTCCGGGCGTTCGTGAACCCCGGCGACACGGTCGCGCTCCCGACGCCGACGTACGTCTCCTACGAGCCGGGCGTGCGCTTCGCGGGCGGGGAGCCGCTCCCGGTGCACACCCACCACGAGGACGACTGGGCGCTCACGCCCGAGGCGCTCCTAGAGGCGGGCGCCGACGAGGCCGACGTGCTCGTGCTGTGTTACCCGAACAACCCCACGGGCGCGACGATGGACGCCGACGAGATGGACGCCGTCGCCGACTTCTGTCGCGAGCACGACCTGCTCGTGATCGCCGACGAGATCTACGCCGCGCTGACCTACGAAGGGGACCACCAGTCGATCGCCACCCGACCGGGGATGCGCGAGCGCACGGTCGTCATCAACGGCTTCTCGAAGGCGTACGCGATGACCGGCCTCCGGCTGGGGTACGCGATGGGCCCCGAGACGGCCATCGACGCGATGACGAAGGTCCACCAGTACGCGATGCTGTCGGCGCCGACGACCGCCCAGCACGCCGCGCTGGCGGCCATCGAACGGTGCGACGACGAGGTCGAGCGGATGCGCCGCGAGTACGACCGACGCCGGCGCTACGTCGTCTCGCGGCTGCGCGAGCTCGGCATCGACGTGGCGGAGCCGGGCGGTGCCTTCTACGCGTTCCCCCGCGTCGCCGACGTCGCACCCGAGGGCGACGCCCGCGCGTTCGCGACCGAGCTGCTGGAGGCGGAGGGGGTCGCGGCCGTCCCCGGCACGGCCTTCGGCGCCGGCGGCGAGGGCCACATCCGCATCTCGTATGCGACCGGACTCGACGACCTCAAGGAGGCGATGGCGCGGCTGGAGCGGTTCCTCTCCTGA
- a CDS encoding EamA family transporter, with the protein MNYIAWSVVALAAYSFVAPLMRLATAGEGAIPSTVAAFVANSVLVVATLAVIGFTGDGVVEHLADPRMRYVLGAGACLAVGILAYYRALAVGRVSIVAPIFAMFFVASSAVGVVLLDEPVTARKLLGVGFAMVAVVLVAGE; encoded by the coding sequence ATGAACTACATCGCCTGGTCGGTGGTGGCGCTGGCGGCGTACTCGTTCGTCGCGCCGCTGATGCGACTGGCGACCGCCGGCGAGGGCGCCATCCCGAGCACGGTCGCCGCGTTCGTCGCCAACTCGGTGCTCGTGGTCGCGACGCTCGCCGTCATCGGCTTCACCGGCGACGGCGTCGTCGAGCACCTCGCGGACCCGCGGATGCGCTACGTGCTCGGAGCGGGCGCCTGTCTCGCGGTCGGCATCCTCGCGTACTACCGCGCGCTGGCGGTCGGCCGGGTGTCGATCGTCGCGCCCATTTTCGCGATGTTCTTCGTCGCCTCCTCGGCGGTCGGCGTCGTCCTCCTCGACGAGCCCGTCACCGCTCGGAAGCTCCTCGGCGTCGGGTTCGCGATGGTCGCCGTCGTCCTCGTCGCCGGCGAGTAG
- a CDS encoding DUF5794 domain-containing protein, translated as MSTSAHPIALRLERRVGGATRLLATVMALPLIDGIFPALVIAGALTVPFGIIETGLLIFGGSATMAVVLAEMDGTPREKAASILLLGAVIVPVAMAEAALAETIQSLLNPDVFHRFAGLVILAIAAKTASAEIGEYLPSPGAIIGLGLLASFQPAGAELMVSLNPDLLARAGAAAGVGVAFALSIALAGDHLRGRVDIDRFRFGSSVALGILSLSVLGLLPTEQPVALGVLVVTGLFAYDPNSDDEGVADENADGPDAGAAAVDAVPEPTHGGAVTTDGGDEIDADAAEDAADEGSESDAGVAFGSSPTAPAAGIDPVDSAGDADGADDASDDDSDDEPSREPWL; from the coding sequence GTGAGTACCTCAGCACACCCGATCGCGCTCCGTCTGGAGCGGCGCGTCGGCGGCGCCACCCGACTGCTCGCGACCGTCATGGCGCTGCCGCTTATCGACGGCATCTTCCCCGCGCTCGTCATCGCGGGCGCGCTCACCGTCCCGTTCGGCATCATCGAGACCGGGCTGCTCATCTTCGGCGGCTCGGCCACGATGGCGGTCGTGCTCGCCGAGATGGACGGAACCCCCCGCGAGAAGGCGGCCTCCATCCTCCTGCTGGGCGCCGTCATCGTCCCCGTGGCGATGGCGGAGGCGGCGCTGGCGGAGACGATCCAGAGCCTGCTGAACCCCGACGTGTTCCACCGCTTCGCCGGCCTGGTGATCCTCGCGATCGCCGCCAAGACCGCCAGCGCGGAGATCGGCGAATACCTCCCAAGCCCCGGCGCGATCATCGGGCTCGGGTTGCTCGCGTCGTTCCAGCCGGCCGGCGCGGAGCTGATGGTCTCGCTGAACCCCGACCTGCTCGCTCGCGCCGGCGCGGCCGCCGGCGTCGGCGTCGCGTTCGCGCTGTCGATCGCGCTGGCGGGCGACCACCTGCGCGGACGCGTCGACATCGACCGCTTCCGCTTCGGCTCGTCGGTCGCGCTGGGGATCCTCTCGCTGTCGGTGCTGGGGCTGCTCCCGACCGAGCAGCCCGTCGCGCTCGGCGTGCTCGTCGTCACCGGGCTGTTCGCGTACGACCCGAACTCCGACGACGAGGGCGTCGCCGACGAGAATGCCGACGGTCCCGACGCCGGCGCGGCGGCGGTCGACGCCGTCCCGGAGCCGACCCACGGGGGCGCGGTCACCACCGACGGCGGCGACGAGATCGACGCCGACGCGGCCGAGGACGCGGCCGACGAGGGGTCCGAGTCCGACGCCGGCGTCGCCTTCGGCAGTTCGCCGACGGCGCCGGCGGCGGGGATCGACCCCGTCGACTCCGCGGGCGACGCCGACGGGGCGGACGACGCCTCCGACGACGACTCCGACGACGAGCCCTCCCGCGAACCCTGGCTGTGA
- a CDS encoding AAA family ATPase, with protein MSDDEEVALTVRGAAKRDAGRGIARLSDATMSRLGVLSGETVVIAGERETAAKVWPAGTGAEDGEILVDGETRANAGAKIGERVRVHKERVGEADAVTLTAPAALDGVDIDDATLARAAKRDLDGRPVSAGEQVRIPHLGGNVFVVRATRPEGPVKIHDGTRVVVERRDPGETGAGDAADADGGEDGDGADDGVNTSTSGTGASLDLPTRDRRDRADAGAGGGDGAGSPAPGDPGSAPPAGGVTYEDIGGLDDELDLVRETIELPLSEPEVFARLGIDPPKGVLLHGPPGTGKTLIAKAVANEVDATFISVSGPEITSKYKGESEEKLREIFAEADESAPAIIFFDEIDSIAGQREDGGDMENRIVGQLLSLMDGLDAREDVIVIGATNRVDSIDPALRRGGRFDREIEIGVPGEAGRREILEVHTRRMPLADDVEVARLAARTYGFVGADIDSLTTEAALTALRRARHADSEVDLATVEVTRADFESALAAVEPSAMREYVAEQPDTTFDDVGGLTEAKKTLERAVTWPLTYAPLFDAAGADPPTGVLLYGPPGTGKTLLARAIAGESEVNFIEVAGPELLDRYVGESEKAVREVFERARQAAPSIIFFDEIDAIATDRDGMGDSSGVGERVVSQLLTELDRASSNPNLAVIAATNRREALDDALVRPGRLESHVEVPLPDVEGRRKILAVHTERTPLAEDVDLESVADHTEGYSGAELTAVVREATMRAVERVADEFGEEANDHADALSVTMSDFEAAMERVAPPEAHE; from the coding sequence ATGAGCGACGACGAGGAGGTCGCGCTGACGGTCCGCGGCGCGGCCAAGCGCGACGCCGGCCGCGGCATCGCGCGCCTGTCCGACGCGACGATGAGCCGACTCGGCGTGTTGTCCGGGGAGACGGTCGTGATCGCCGGCGAGCGCGAGACCGCGGCGAAGGTGTGGCCCGCGGGGACCGGCGCCGAGGACGGCGAGATCCTCGTCGACGGCGAGACCCGCGCCAACGCCGGCGCCAAGATCGGCGAGCGCGTGCGCGTCCACAAGGAGCGCGTCGGCGAGGCCGACGCCGTCACGCTGACGGCGCCCGCGGCGCTCGACGGCGTCGACATAGACGACGCGACGCTGGCGCGGGCGGCCAAGCGCGACCTCGACGGCCGCCCCGTCAGCGCGGGCGAGCAGGTGCGGATCCCGCATCTCGGCGGCAACGTGTTCGTCGTCCGCGCGACCCGTCCCGAGGGCCCGGTGAAGATCCACGACGGCACGAGGGTCGTCGTCGAACGGCGCGACCCCGGTGAAACGGGCGCCGGCGACGCCGCCGACGCCGACGGGGGCGAGGATGGCGACGGGGCGGACGACGGCGTGAACACTTCCACGTCCGGCACGGGCGCGTCGCTGGATCTGCCGACGCGCGACCGACGCGACAGGGCCGACGCCGGCGCGGGCGGAGGCGACGGCGCGGGGTCCCCCGCCCCCGGCGACCCGGGGTCGGCGCCGCCCGCCGGCGGCGTCACCTACGAGGACATCGGCGGGCTCGACGACGAGCTCGATCTGGTGCGCGAGACGATCGAGCTCCCGCTGTCTGAGCCGGAGGTGTTCGCCCGCCTCGGCATCGACCCCCCGAAGGGCGTTCTCCTGCACGGGCCGCCGGGGACCGGGAAGACGCTGATCGCGAAGGCCGTCGCCAACGAGGTCGACGCCACGTTCATCTCGGTGTCCGGCCCGGAGATCACCTCGAAGTACAAGGGCGAAAGCGAGGAGAAGCTCCGGGAGATCTTCGCGGAGGCCGACGAGTCGGCGCCGGCGATAATCTTCTTCGACGAGATCGACTCCATCGCCGGCCAGCGCGAGGACGGCGGCGACATGGAAAATCGGATCGTGGGCCAACTGCTCTCGCTGATGGACGGGCTCGACGCCCGCGAGGACGTGATCGTCATCGGCGCGACCAACCGCGTCGACTCGATCGACCCCGCCCTCCGGCGTGGGGGGCGCTTCGACCGCGAGATCGAGATCGGCGTGCCGGGCGAGGCCGGCCGCCGCGAGATCCTGGAGGTGCACACCCGTCGGATGCCGCTCGCCGACGACGTGGAGGTCGCCCGCCTCGCCGCGCGGACCTACGGCTTCGTCGGCGCCGACATCGACTCGCTGACGACAGAGGCGGCGCTGACCGCGCTGCGGCGCGCCCGCCACGCCGACAGCGAGGTCGACCTCGCGACCGTGGAGGTGACCCGGGCGGACTTCGAGTCGGCGCTGGCGGCGGTCGAGCCCTCCGCCATGCGCGAGTACGTCGCCGAACAGCCCGACACGACCTTCGACGACGTGGGCGGGCTGACGGAGGCGAAGAAGACGCTCGAACGCGCGGTCACCTGGCCGCTCACGTACGCGCCGCTGTTCGACGCCGCCGGCGCCGACCCCCCGACGGGGGTCCTGCTGTACGGCCCGCCCGGGACCGGGAAGACGCTGCTCGCGCGCGCCATCGCCGGCGAGTCGGAGGTGAACTTCATCGAGGTGGCCGGCCCGGAGCTGCTCGACCGCTACGTCGGCGAGTCCGAGAAGGCGGTGCGGGAGGTGTTCGAGCGCGCCAGACAGGCGGCGCCCAGTATCATCTTCTTCGACGAGATCGACGCCATCGCGACCGACCGCGACGGCATGGGCGACTCCTCGGGCGTCGGCGAGCGCGTCGTCTCGCAGCTGCTCACCGAGCTGGACCGCGCCAGCAGCAACCCGAACCTCGCGGTCATCGCGGCGACGAACCGCCGGGAGGCGCTCGACGACGCCCTCGTGCGCCCCGGCCGCCTGGAGAGCCACGTCGAGGTGCCCCTGCCGGACGTGGAGGGGCGCCGGAAGATCCTCGCGGTCCACACCGAGCGCACGCCGCTTGCCGAGGACGTGGACCTGGAGAGCGTGGCCGACCACACCGAGGGATACTCCGGCGCGGAACTCACGGCGGTCGTGCGGGAGGCGACGATGCGGGCGGTCGAGCGCGTCGCCGACGAGTTCGGCGAGGAGGCGAACGACCACGCCGACGCGCTGTCGGTGACAATGAGCGACTTCGAGGCCGCGATGGAGCGGGTTGCGCCGCCCGAGGCGCATGAGTGA
- a CDS encoding DUF5795 family protein, translating into MSNRVVEGRMVTPEKLAELVEGDSVMDAEPIEDADRECPECGGDVISVGYMPSVMEFVTAYKCQECPWGETDRE; encoded by the coding sequence ATGAGCAATCGCGTCGTCGAGGGACGGATGGTCACGCCGGAGAAGCTCGCCGAGCTGGTCGAGGGCGACTCCGTGATGGACGCCGAGCCGATCGAGGACGCCGACCGCGAGTGCCCCGAGTGCGGCGGCGACGTGATCTCGGTGGGCTACATGCCGAGCGTGATGGAGTTCGTGACGGCGTACAAGTGTCAGGAGTGCCCGTGGGGCGAGACCGACCGCGAATAG
- a CDS encoding type II toxin-antitoxin system RelE family toxin, translating into MSYEVLLADDAREYLVSLDDKSQRILKENLRKLADDPYPRPGSGFGDTEKLVVDSEEIYRLHIGRTHTAFYDILEDDQEVRIVDIMDIDEAHKRYGY; encoded by the coding sequence ATGAGTTATGAGGTCCTCCTGGCGGACGATGCACGAGAATATCTCGTCAGTTTGGACGACAAGAGCCAACGAATTCTGAAAGAGAATCTCCGGAAGTTAGCGGACGATCCGTATCCACGGCCCGGTTCAGGGTTCGGAGATACGGAAAAGTTGGTCGTCGACAGCGAGGAGATCTATCGACTCCACATCGGGCGAACTCATACGGCCTTCTATGATATTCTAGAGGACGACCAGGAGGTTCGCATCGTCGATATCATGGACATCGACGAGGCGCACAAGCGGTACGGATACTAG
- a CDS encoding response regulator transcription factor, whose protein sequence is MSENTDTTEPGSAEERPVVLVVEDEPDLADLYAAWLGGDYEVRTAYGGQAALDELDDAVDVILLDRRMPGLSGDEVLDEARDRGIDARVAMVTAVEPDFDIIEMGFDDYLVKPVTRESLLETVEGLYTRSTYDSRVQEFFSVTSKMAVLEAEKGRAALEESAEYETLERRAATLREELDEDVAGFGDDEFERAFRDLDGADADADGDLFDDDEFEDI, encoded by the coding sequence ATGAGTGAGAACACGGACACGACGGAGCCGGGATCGGCCGAGGAGCGGCCGGTCGTCCTCGTGGTCGAGGACGAGCCCGACCTCGCGGACCTGTACGCGGCGTGGCTCGGCGGCGACTACGAGGTCCGGACCGCATACGGCGGGCAGGCGGCCCTCGACGAGCTCGACGACGCCGTCGACGTGATCCTCCTCGACCGGCGGATGCCGGGCCTGTCGGGCGACGAGGTGCTCGATGAGGCGCGCGACCGCGGCATCGACGCACGCGTCGCGATGGTCACCGCCGTCGAGCCGGACTTCGACATCATCGAGATGGGGTTCGACGACTACCTCGTCAAGCCGGTCACCCGGGAGTCGCTGCTGGAGACCGTCGAGGGACTGTACACCCGGTCGACGTACGACTCGCGGGTCCAGGAGTTCTTCTCCGTCACGTCGAAGATGGCCGTGCTCGAAGCAGAGAAGGGCCGCGCCGCGCTCGAGGAGTCCGCGGAGTACGAGACGCTCGAACGGCGGGCGGCCACCCTGCGCGAGGAGCTCGACGAGGACGTCGCCGGCTTCGGTGACGACGAGTTCGAGCGGGCCTTCCGCGACCTCGACGGCGCCGACGCCGACGCGGACGGCGACCTGTTCGACGACGACGAGTTCGAGGACATCTGA
- the guaB gene encoding IMP dehydrogenase, translated as MANDGSDGSPFSHKLEVPEALTFDDVLLRPKESRVEPDEADVSTRVSTNVELTTPVLSAAMDTVTESEMAIAMAREGGLGVLHRNMTVEETAAEVERVKRADELVIRRENVVTASPDQTVREVDAMMEHEGVSGAPVVDDDDAVLGIISGTDIRPYLEVGESDAVREAMTDEVITAPEDVDAREALELMYDHKIERVPVVDDEDRLVGLVTMQGTLARREHTDAARDESGSLLVGVAVGPFEEERAVAADEAGADVLFIDCAHAHNLNVLDSARAIKGEVDADVVVGNIGTREAAEAAVDFADGLKVGIGPGSICTTRVVSGAGMPQITAVAQVADVAQRHDVPVIADGGIRYSGDAIKAIAAGADAVMLGSYFAGTDEAPGRVITMNGKRYKQYRGMGSVGAMSEGGGDRYLKDAEEDEEFVPEGVEAATPYKGSLSSELHQLVGGMRSGMGYVGAETLPGFKERAEFVRVSQAGQTEGHPHDVTITDEAPNYSPE; from the coding sequence ATGGCGAACGACGGGTCCGACGGAAGTCCGTTCTCACACAAGCTGGAGGTACCGGAAGCGCTGACGTTCGACGACGTTCTCTTGCGTCCCAAGGAGAGCCGGGTCGAGCCCGACGAGGCCGACGTGTCCACGCGGGTGTCCACCAACGTCGAGCTAACTACCCCCGTCCTCTCGGCGGCGATGGACACCGTCACCGAGTCGGAGATGGCTATCGCGATGGCTCGCGAGGGCGGGCTCGGCGTGCTCCACCGCAACATGACCGTCGAGGAGACGGCCGCGGAGGTCGAGCGCGTCAAGCGCGCCGACGAACTCGTGATCCGACGCGAGAACGTCGTCACCGCCTCCCCCGACCAGACCGTCCGCGAGGTCGACGCGATGATGGAACACGAGGGCGTCTCCGGCGCCCCCGTCGTCGACGACGACGACGCCGTGCTCGGCATCATCTCGGGCACCGACATCCGGCCGTACCTGGAGGTCGGCGAGTCCGACGCCGTCCGCGAGGCGATGACCGACGAGGTCATCACCGCGCCCGAGGACGTCGACGCCCGCGAGGCGCTGGAGCTCATGTACGACCACAAGATCGAGCGCGTCCCCGTCGTCGACGACGAGGACCGCCTCGTCGGCCTGGTGACGATGCAGGGCACCCTCGCGCGCCGCGAGCACACCGACGCCGCCCGCGACGAGTCGGGCTCGCTGCTCGTCGGCGTCGCCGTCGGCCCCTTCGAGGAGGAGCGCGCCGTCGCCGCCGACGAGGCCGGCGCGGACGTGCTGTTCATCGACTGCGCGCACGCGCACAACCTGAACGTCCTCGACTCCGCCCGCGCGATCAAGGGCGAGGTCGACGCCGACGTGGTCGTCGGCAACATCGGCACCCGCGAGGCCGCCGAGGCCGCCGTCGACTTCGCCGACGGCCTGAAGGTCGGCATCGGCCCCGGCTCGATCTGCACCACGCGCGTCGTGAGCGGCGCGGGGATGCCCCAGATCACGGCCGTCGCGCAGGTGGCCGACGTGGCCCAGCGCCACGACGTGCCCGTCATCGCGGACGGCGGGATCCGCTACTCCGGCGACGCGATCAAGGCGATCGCCGCCGGCGCCGACGCCGTCATGCTCGGCTCGTACTTCGCCGGCACCGACGAGGCGCCCGGCCGCGTCATCACGATGAACGGCAAGCGGTACAAGCAGTACCGCGGCATGGGGTCGGTCGGCGCGATGTCGGAGGGCGGCGGCGACCGCTACCTCAAGGACGCCGAGGAGGACGAGGAGTTCGTCCCCGAGGGGGTCGAGGCGGCGACGCCGTACAAGGGGTCGCTCTCCTCGGAGCTGCACCAGCTCGTCGGCGGCATGCGCTCGGGCATGGGCTACGTCGGCGCCGAGACGCTCCCCGGCTTCAAGGAGCGCGCGGAGTTCGTCCGCGTCTCCCAGGCCGGCCAGACCGAGGGCCACCCCCACGACGTGACGATCACCGACGAGGCGCCGAACTACAGTCCGGAGTGA
- a CDS encoding DUF433 domain-containing protein, producing the protein MSETTSSNGGDAPRIVRTEDVLGGDPRIDGTRISVLFVYERVEGRGLEPRAVADRHDLDVADVYRALAYYHEHPSEVAAIREEREQNLDAARSDPAVATGPEDAPETTE; encoded by the coding sequence GTGAGCGAGACGACTTCGTCGAACGGCGGAGACGCCCCTCGGATCGTCCGAACCGAGGACGTGCTCGGCGGCGACCCACGGATCGACGGAACGCGCATCAGCGTGCTGTTCGTGTACGAGCGCGTGGAGGGCCGCGGGCTCGAACCCCGGGCGGTCGCCGACCGCCACGATCTCGACGTGGCCGATGTCTACCGGGCGCTCGCGTACTACCACGAGCACCCCAGCGAGGTGGCGGCGATCCGCGAGGAGCGCGAGCAGAACCTCGACGCGGCTCGCTCCGACCCCGCCGTCGCGACGGGACCCGAGGACGCCCCGGAGACGACGGAGTAG